One part of the Ziziphus jujuba cultivar Dongzao chromosome 2, ASM3175591v1 genome encodes these proteins:
- the LOC125422430 gene encoding pentatricopeptide repeat-containing protein At1g11290, chloroplastic-like: MRNFNISIIALLESHHKSRRNILQILSSAIVSSHFSGDPFVSSKLLLHSHSDADDDDDDEATFAFSKALFLSHTEPKYLRLEFHIQGLFSELFTSRIALSYNLMRRRDSPLFPDSYSFPFLLKACGRCLFPQKGQELHCLSFKLGFELDVFVQNGLISMYSLCGLMEEARRVFNLLPVFVRDVVSWNSVLSGYLQCKRNEDSLKVFVEMMEDGSVWPAQVTFVGVLTACARIGFLDLGWKIHGLVLGSGLELNVFLGSSLIDMYAKCGKMEDARKVFNGISDRNVVCWISMIVGYAQSDSFKEAIELFREMQLRGVEADAATVGNVVLACGNLGALSHGRWVHSYSERWGSLMSLSVKTSLIDMHSKCGDIERALQIFHELSNRDVISWTAVVTGLTLNGESRRALHLFSQMAMSRDVMPNEVTFLGVLSACSHGGFVELGFVYFNAMSQS; this comes from the coding sequence ATGCGCAACTTCAACATCTCCATTATCGCATTGCTTGAATCCCACCACAAAAGTCGCCGCAATATCCTTCAGATTCTCAGTTCTGCCATTGTTTCCAGCCATTTCTCCGGCGACCCCTTTGTGTCTAGCAAACTCCTCCTTCACTCTCACTCCGAcgccgatgatgatgatgatgatgaagctaCTTTCGCATTCTCTAAGGCCCTTTTTCTTTCACATACAGAACCCAAATATCTTCGCCTGGAATTTCATATTCAAGGCCTATTCTCGGAGCTCTTCACCTCAAGAATCGCTCTCTCTTACAATCTCATGCGACGCCGCGATTCTCCTTTGTTTCCCGACAGCTATTCTTTCCCTTTCCTACTCAAAGCTTGTGGGCGTTGCTTGTTTCCTCAAAAGGGTCAAGAGCTTCATTGCTTGAGCTTCAAACTTGGATTTGAGCTCGATGTCTTCGTTCAGAATGGGCTCATTTCCATGTACTCTCTGTGTGGTCTTATGGAGGAAGCTCGAAGAGTTTTCAATTTGCTTCCGGTTTTTGTTCGCGACGTGGTGTCTTGGAATAGCGTCCTTTCTGGGTATTTACAGTGCAAGCGCAATGAGGATTCCTTGAAGGTGTTTGTGGAAATGATGGAGGATGGTTCGGTGTGGCCTGCTCAGGTGACTTTTGTGGGTGTTCTGACTGCTTGTGCTAGGATTGGATTTCTTGATTTAGGGTGGAAAATCCATGGATTAGTTTTAGGAAGTGGACTGGAATTGAATGTCTTCTTGGGTTCATCTTTGATCGATATGTATGCTAAGTGTGGGAAGATGGAGGATGCGAGAAAAGTTTTCAACGGTATTTCTGACAGAAATGTGGTCTGTTGGATTTCCATGATAGTGGGTTATGCTCAGTCAGATTCATTCAAAGAGGCGATTGAATTGTTCAGAGAGATGCAATTACGTGGGGTTGAAGCAGATGCGGCAACAGTTGGCAATGTTGTATTGGCATGCGGGAATTTGGGGGCATTAAGCCATGGTAGATGGGTGCATAGCTATTCTGAAAGGTGGGGTTCTTTGATGAGCCTCTCAGTGAAGACTTCTTTGATTGATATGCACTCAAAATGTGGAGATATAGAAAGGGCCCTCCAGATTTTCCATGAATTGTCTAACAGAGATGTTATTTCTTGGACTGCTGTGGTTACTGGTCTAACCCTGAATGGGGAGTCCAGGAGGGCTTTGCACTTGTTTTCACAAATGGCAATGTCAAGGGATGTCATGCCAAACGAGGTCACTTTTCTGGGAGTATTGTCGGCTTGTAGCCATGGTGGATTTGTAGAATTGGGTTTTGTCTATTTCAATGCCATGTCTCAAAGTTGA
- the LOC107418702 gene encoding loganic acid O-methyltransferase-like — translation MAAEETKVLQEAYPMKGGDGLYSYAKNSTYQRKATGYAKELIKAAIAGKLDKEILLSSKTFRIADLGCSVGPNTFSAVQNILEAVESKYQYYCQELNPQIPDFQVFFNDHTSNDFNLLFTSLPNDRGYYAAGVPGSFYGRLFPENSIHFVHSSYAIQWLSGVPKELVNKNSPAWNKGRIHYSSSGDEVVMAYKAQFDKDMEQFLQARAQEIVCGGLMVLIFPGIPNGTHHSQNQPSINFEILGSCLMDLARKGMISEEKVDSFNIPTYNMSPQELEAAVERNGCFSIEGKENLPLSVQSDSGDQNISGQFVESHLRAVVEGIIKQHFGEKILDVLFDCYRRKLHENFSIFESGKMGSFFFLLKRRAAN, via the exons ATGGCAGCAGAGGAAACAAAGGTTCTGCAGGAAGCATATCCAATGAAAGGTGGAGATGGCCTCTATAGTTATGCCAAGAACTCTACATATCAG AGAAAAGCTACCGGTTATGCCAAAGAATTGATAAAGGCAGCAATTGCAGGGAAGCTTGACAAAGAAATCTTACTTTCTTCCAAAACTTTCCGCATTGCAGATTTGGGTTGCTCTGTTGGACCCAATACATTTTCGGCGGTACAAAATATACTCGAAGCAGTCGAGTCCAAGTACCAGTACTATTGCCAAGAATTGAATCCCCAAATCCCAGATTTTCAAGTTTTCTTTAACGATCATACCTCAAATGATTTCAACCTACTTTTTACATCCCTTCCTAATGACCGGGGATATTATGCAGCAGGTGTTCCAGGATCTTTCTACGGTCGCTTGTTTCCTGAGAATTCTATTCACTTTGTTCATTCTTCTTATGCCATCCAGTGGCTATCTGGAGTGCCCAAAGAATTGGTGAACAAGAATTCTCCTGCATGGAATAAAGGCCGGATTCATTACTCGAGTTCGGGAGATGAAGTAGTTATGGCTTATAAAGCTCAGTTTGATAAGGATATGGAGCAATTTCTACAAGCCAGGGCACAAGAGATTGTTTGTGGAGGATTGATGGTACTAATTTTTCCTGGTATCCCCAACGGAACTCATCATTCTCAAAATCAGCCTAGTATTAATTTCGAGATTCTTGGATCTTGCCTCATGGACTTAGCAAGGaag GGAATGATTAGTGAGGAGAAAGTAGACTCCTTTAATATACCAACGTATAACATGTCTCCACAAGAACTAGAAGCAGCTGTTGAAAGAAATGGTTGTTTTAGCATAGAGGGAAAGGAAAACCTGCCTCTTTCTGTACAAAGTGACTCTGGTGACCAAAACATTAGTGGCCAGTTTGTTGAATCTCATTTGAGAGCTGTCGTGGAAGGGATAATCAAGCAGCATTTTGGTGAAAAGATCTTGGATGTTCTCTTTGACTGCTATAGGAGGAAACTTCATgagaatttttccatttttgagtcGGGAAAAATGGGCagcttctttttccttcttaaacGCAGAGCAGCCAACTAG